A window of Pelagicoccus enzymogenes genomic DNA:
TTCTTCGCCGCGACCGCTCCCAAGGTGGCCGCCCAAGGAGCCAAGCGCATGATCGTCTTCTCCGGCAACCGGGACGGACTGGACGACGAGCAAGGCCTGGAAAACTGCAAGATCGGCCTCGAGCGCATCATGCCCATCGTCGAAAAGCAAAACGTGCAGGTCGTCATGGAGCTGCTCAACTCCAAGCGCAACCACCCCGACTACCAATGCGACCACACCAGCTGGGGCGTCGAGCTAGTCAAACGAGTCGGCTCCGAACAGTTCAAGCTGCTCTACGATATTTACCACATGCAGATCATGGACGGCGACGTCATCGACACCATCCGCGAAAACCACCAATACTTCGGCCACTACCACACGGGCGGCGTGCCCGGGCGCAACGAGATCGACGAAACACAAGAGCTGTACTACCCGGCCATCATGCAGGCTATCGTAGATACCGGTTTCGACGGCTACGTCGCCCAGGAGTTCGTCCCTTCGTGGGAAGATCCCATCGCCGCCCTCGCCCACGGCATCCGCACCTGCGACGTGTAACCAACGCGCAACTACGATTTCAAAAACAAAGGCCGATTCCTCTGCAGGAGTCGGCCTTTTTCTTGAAGCAGGTGGGCCAGCCGCTCAGCGGGTGGCATTTCATCAAAGAGCAATCCTTAAGCTCTGCCACCCAGTTTCTGCAGCAGCTTCTTGGTCATCAAGATTCCGGTGGGCTCGTCGAGCGAGCTTCCTTCCCACTCGATGCCGATGTATCCACGATACCCCGACGCCTTGACGATCTCCATCAAGCGCGGATAGTCCATGTCTCGCTCGAAGCCTTCGGGATTGAAGTTATGAGTCTTGGCGCTCACCCCCTTGGCGAAGGGCATCAATTGCTCGGTGCCCAAGTACTTGTCGTACTCCTCGCCCGTTTCGCGGTTCACGTGGAAGTTCCCGAAGTCCGGCAAGGTGCCACAGCGCGGGTGATCCACCAGACGCATCACCGCCGCCAACCAAGCTCCATTGCTGGAGAGCCCCCCGTGGTTCTCCACGATCACGTTGATCCCGTAGCGATCGCCGATCTCGGTCAAGCGACGCAAGCCGTCCGCCGCCAGCTTAAGCTGCTCGTGGAACAATCCTTCCGACGCCGCGTTCACCCGAATCGCATGGCAACCGAGAGCTCGGGCCGCCTCGATCCAACGCACGTGGTTCTGCACCGCCTGCGAGCGCTTCGCCTCGTCCGGGTCGCCCAGGCGACCCTCGCGATCGCACATGATGAGCACGTTGCGCACGCCTTCGCCCGAAGAAACCTTCACCAACTCGTCCAAGACCGGGCGCGACCAGCCCTCCATGTAAAACTGGTTAACGTACTCGACCGCATTCACCCCGAACTCGTTCTTGGCGATTTCGGCAAAGCGCATCTTGTCCTTCTCCCCGCTCCAAAACGCCTTGTTGATCGACCATTGGGCGAGGGAGATGTCGAACCAAGTCCCGTCGAAGCGAGCCGACTGGTTCTCGTCCGCCGCAAAGGCTGGGCGAGCGACAAGAGATGCAGCGGCGAACCCGAGGGCTCCTTTCAGAAAATGTCTACGAGAATCCATAGTAGAAAAGCGGGGTAACGGTTACGGGTTAAAAACTTACCAATCTGACTAAGCGAGAAAGACTAGCCTTGGGTTATTGGCAACCAACTTCAGATTTCCCCATTCATAAGAGTCAAAGACCCGTTGAACCTCAAACGGTTTCCAGCAAGATCCCCCACCCTTTACACCGAAACATGAGAAATCTCGCCATCACCCTCTCCCTCGGCGCCTCTATCGTCAGCGGCCTCCCCGCCGCCAAGATGAAGCTCAACGACGCTGACCGACAAGCCGAACCGATCATCGAGGCCGCCAGCGACGAAGCAGCGCTCGCTCTCCAACAGCTGCAGCTGCCCGAAGGCATGGAAGCCACCCTTTGGGCGGCCGAGCCCATGCTCGCCAACCCAGTTGCCTTCGACTTCGACGAACAGGGGCGCCTCTTCGTGGCCGAGACCTACCGCTACGGCTCCAGCGTGCTCGATATCCGCGGCTACATGGACATGCTGGAGGAGGACATGGCCTTCCGTACCGTCGAAGACCGCGCCCAAGGCATCGTCGAGCTCTTCGGCGACGACGCGCCCAACTTCGCCATCGAAGGCGAAATCCTCCGCCTGCTCGAAGACCGCGACGGCGACGGCAAGGCGGACTTCTCCACCGCCTACGCCGACGGCTTCAACAAGGCCGTGGACGGCATCGCTTCCGGCGTGCTCGCCCGCAAAGGCGACGTCTATTTCACCAACATTCCCCACCTCTGGAAGTTCCAAGGCATCGACGCCGCCGGCAAAGCCGAACAAAGCGAAAAGCTGCTCAGCGGCTGGGGCGTGCACTTCGGCTACACGGGACACGACTTCCACGGCCTCGCCCTCGGCCCCGACGGCAAGCTTTACTACTCCATCGGCGACCGCGGGGCCCACGTGACCGCCCCCGACGGCAGCCACATTTCCTATCCGGACACCGGAGCCGTCTACCGCAGCAACCTCGACGGCACCGAGCTGGAAGTCGTGCACACCGGCCTGCGCAACCCGCAGGAGCTCGCCTTCGACGCATTCGGCAACCTCTTCACCGGCGACAACGACTGCGACAACGGCGACTATGAACGGCTCGTCCTCATCGCCGAAGGCGGAGACT
This region includes:
- a CDS encoding hydroxypyruvate isomerase family protein, coding for MDHQIPRRDLLKKVALGAAAVASAKAFSKHHENSSAMTGSSPLKRNIHHSACRWCYKGIEFEELCIKGKVVGLEAIDLVGVDEIPTLKKHGLAASLVWGVPGGIVKGLNRLENHDAIVEFFAATAPKVAAQGAKRMIVFSGNRDGLDDEQGLENCKIGLERIMPIVEKQNVQVVMELLNSKRNHPDYQCDHTSWGVELVKRVGSEQFKLLYDIYHMQIMDGDVIDTIRENHQYFGHYHTGGVPGRNEIDETQELYYPAIMQAIVDTGFDGYVAQEFVPSWEDPIAALAHGIRTCDV
- a CDS encoding sugar phosphate isomerase/epimerase family protein produces the protein MDSRRHFLKGALGFAAASLVARPAFAADENQSARFDGTWFDISLAQWSINKAFWSGEKDKMRFAEIAKNEFGVNAVEYVNQFYMEGWSRPVLDELVKVSSGEGVRNVLIMCDREGRLGDPDEAKRSQAVQNHVRWIEAARALGCHAIRVNAASEGLFHEQLKLAADGLRRLTEIGDRYGINVIVENHGGLSSNGAWLAAVMRLVDHPRCGTLPDFGNFHVNRETGEEYDKYLGTEQLMPFAKGVSAKTHNFNPEGFERDMDYPRLMEIVKASGYRGYIGIEWEGSSLDEPTGILMTKKLLQKLGGRA